In a single window of the Rhineura floridana isolate rRhiFlo1 chromosome 3, rRhiFlo1.hap2, whole genome shotgun sequence genome:
- the LOC133379147 gene encoding surfeit locus protein 4-like yields MAPPTPTLSSSGKRRVRATTRARGRASPQPTMAPSGNLMGAAEDLADQFLRVTKHYLPHLAHLCLISTFLEDGIRMWFQWNEQRDYINMSWGSGALLATLFVLINMCGQLAGCVLVLARKFVPYACFGLFGIIFMQTIAYSILWDLKFLMRNLALGGGLLLLLAESRSEGKSMFAGVPTMDDISPRQYMQLGGRLLLVLMFMTLLHFELGAFTIFQDIFGMALIILVAIGFKTKLAALTLVIWLFIVNLIQNAFWNIPTYRPLHDFLKYDFFQTMSVIGGLLLVVALGPGGVSMDEHKKKW; encoded by the exons ATGGCTCCGCCTACTCCCACGTTGAGCTCCTCAGGAAAGCGAAGAGTGAGAGCGACTACGCGCGCGCGTGGTCGGGCCTCGCCTCAGCCGACCATGGCGCCCAGTGGCAATTTAATGGGGGCAGCCGAAGACCTGGCTGATCAG TTCTTACGTGTGACAAAGCACTACCTACCTCACCTGGCTCACCTATGCCTGATCAGCACCTTTTTGGAGGATGGCATCAGGATGTGGTTTCAGTGGAATGAGCAGCGGGACTACATCAACATGTCATGGGGAAGTGGTGCACTCTTAGCCACTCTTTTTGTATTAATCAACATGTGTGGGCAGCTGG CTGGGTGCGTGCTTGTCCTAGCCAGAAAGTTTGTCCCTTATGCATGCTTTGGCCTGTTTGGAATCATTTTCATGCAG aCAATTGCCTACAGTATTTTATGGGACCTCAAGTTCTTGATGAG GAATTTGGCTCTTGGGGGTGGACTGCTCCTGCTACTTGCAGAATCTCGTTCTGAGGGGAAGTCCATGTTTGCTGGAGTTCCTACCATGGATGACATCTCACCGCGGCAGTACATGCAGCTTGGTGGCCGGTTGCTCCTGGTTCTCATGTTCATGACACTCTTGCACTTTGAACTTGGTGCCTTCACT ATCTTCCAGGACATCTTTGGCATGGCTCTCATCATATTGGTAGCCATTGGCTTCAAGACCAAGCTTGCTGCTCTTACCCTGGTTATCTGGCTGTTTATCGTCAACCTGATCCAGAATGCCTTTTGGAACATCCCCACTTACAGGCCCCTCCATGATTTCCTCAAATACGACTTTTTCCAGACCATGTCTGTCATTGGTGGCCTGCTGCTTGTTGTGGCATTGGGACCTGGGGGGGTTTCCATGGACGAGCACAAGAAAAAGTGGTGA